ATATGAGCATTCTGGGCGTCCTGTGCGCCGGATTGAACTACTGGATGCGGCGTTCCACCTGGCGTCTGATTATCAAGGCATCGGTGACCATTTTAGCGGTTAATATCGTAAATACGTTAAATATAGCCTGCCTGGGCGTCATTCCCTGGCGCTATTATGTAGCGGAGGTTGTTCCTCTGACACTGCCAATCGGCATCGTCCTCAGTTTTCTATTTGCTCTGATTTTACGGGACTTTCAGATGGAGCAACAGCGGAATCATCAGATTAAGCAGGCGAATGAGTTGTTATCAGAGCAGCGAGATGAGTTGCAGAAGACAAAGGTCATTCTAGAGGAACGTGCCAAGCAACTGATGATGGCTTCCCAATATAAATCGGATTTTATGGCAACGATGTCGCATGAGTTACGTACACCTCTTAACAGCATTATTAACCTGGCGCAGATTATCAACGAGCAGGGAAAGGAACTGGATGAGGACGAGTTATACCAGTACAGCGATCTCATCTATGCCTCGGGGCATGATTTGCTCCAACTGATCAACGACATTCTGGACTTGTCCAAGGTCGAGGCTGGACACATGGAAATCGTAAGTGAGCCGGTCAATGTGCGTGAAATTGCGCAGGTGATGATGATGCAGTTTGAAGTCACTGCGAAGGATAAAAACCTGGAATTCAGCTTAAAGGAGCATGAGCCTATACCGAATGAAATTCGGTCCGATTCCAAACGTGTACAGCAAATTTTGCGTAATCTGTTGTCCAATGCCTTTAAGTTC
The Paenibacillus peoriae DNA segment above includes these coding regions:
- a CDS encoding ATP-binding protein, with product MQFSMMFLMNLGMLIAVAYVANVIYKYGLSRTSSRFKYVSSVLLVIFGGWVSSCFGFNFSETVIFDLRFVPLIIAALVYPRSYTLIIIGVAIGLTRFTFGLHMAAWVGFLNMSILGVLCAGLNYWMRRSTWRLIIKASVTILAVNIVNTLNIACLGVIPWRYYVAEVVPLTLPIGIVLSFLFALILRDFQMEQQRNHQIKQANELLSEQRDELQKTKVILEERAKQLMMASQYKSDFMATMSHELRTPLNSIINLAQIINEQGKELDEDELYQYSDLIYASGHDLLQLINDILDLSKVEAGHMEIVSEPVNVREIAQVMMMQFEVTAKDKNLEFSLKEHEPIPNEIRSDSKRVQQILRNLLSNAFKFTHEGRVLLEISTQHLDRKGQEGDWVVFAVKDTGIGISKLQQHVIFEAFQQANGSINRKYGGTGLGLSISRDFSRLLGGFIRLESEEGNGSTFSLYLPMCPSKSKEADEQPFKLT